The Bacteroidota bacterium genome includes a region encoding these proteins:
- the rnhA gene encoding ribonuclease HI translates to MVKIYTDGASRGNPGPGGFGTILKFGKHEKELSGGFRKTTNNRMELMAVVAGLEALTKDGLEITVYSDSKYVVDAIEKKWIYGWMKKGFQGKKNQDLWMRLMRSYAKHKVNFVWVKGHAGHLENERCDQLAVEAAEGRNLEIDLFFEQEEKGKLL, encoded by the coding sequence ATGGTAAAAATATATACAGATGGAGCATCAAGAGGAAATCCCGGGCCAGGCGGATTTGGAACCATCCTTAAATTCGGTAAACACGAAAAGGAATTGTCGGGAGGTTTCCGAAAAACCACCAACAACCGCATGGAACTTATGGCTGTAGTGGCGGGTTTGGAAGCCTTAACAAAGGATGGATTGGAAATTACTGTGTATTCCGATTCGAAATACGTGGTGGATGCCATTGAAAAAAAATGGATCTACGGCTGGATGAAAAAGGGATTTCAGGGCAAAAAAAATCAGGATCTGTGGATGCGTTTAATGCGGTCATACGCTAAACACAAGGTAAATTTTGTTTGGGTAAAAGGTCATGCGGGACACCTCGAAAATGAACGCTGCGACCAATTAGCCGTGGAAGCGGCAGAAGGAAGAAATCTGGAAATAGATCTTTTTTTTGAACAGGAGGAAAAGGGCAAACTTTTATGA